In one window of Poriferisphaera corsica DNA:
- a CDS encoding tudor domain-containing protein has product MLEQHPEYVDGRPLEQGFHFIEMPKGAFPGDIAYAPHETCNITSQTVWRRSIIEKIDDAELYTVRFRDGSTARRWRDELRMILWREEKLQPSKRGANTKSLIKG; this is encoded by the coding sequence GTGTTAGAACAGCATCCTGAATATGTCGATGGCCGTCCCTTAGAGCAAGGTTTTCATTTTATCGAAATGCCTAAAGGCGCTTTTCCTGGTGATATTGCATACGCCCCCCATGAGACATGCAACATCACCAGTCAAACCGTTTGGCGGCGTTCGATCATCGAAAAGATCGACGATGCGGAGCTTTACACGGTGCGTTTTCGTGACGGTTCAACAGCTCGGCGATGGCGTGATGAGCTGCGAATGATTTTGTGGCGTGAAGAAAAGCTGCAACCGTCAAAACGCGGAGCCAATACAAAATCTCTAATCAAGGGATAG
- a CDS encoding ATP-binding protein, with protein sequence MTHRLIVGGSGSGKSHQAKKLTKQLAARGYPTLVLCRGGEEHDWAHAQYVTSSFDEFEKVFWANHGLAVVVDEAMNIFDGETALRAKRMLTEGRHQAHVVHLVAQRAVDQLNATARQQADTAFIFRIAEADAKSLAGQFGIPALAQAHLLPQYHYFAVGPCGYCKLGETTP encoded by the coding sequence ATGACACACAGGCTAATCGTGGGCGGGTCGGGGAGCGGCAAGAGCCATCAAGCGAAAAAACTGACGAAGCAACTGGCGGCTCGTGGTTATCCAACGCTGGTTTTATGTAGAGGTGGCGAGGAGCATGATTGGGCACATGCGCAATACGTGACAAGTTCGTTCGATGAATTTGAAAAGGTATTTTGGGCGAATCATGGATTAGCGGTTGTTGTCGATGAAGCGATGAATATTTTTGACGGTGAAACGGCTTTGCGTGCAAAGCGAATGCTCACAGAAGGTCGACATCAAGCCCACGTTGTTCACCTGGTCGCACAGCGAGCAGTTGACCAGCTCAACGCAACAGCACGCCAACAAGCCGACACAGCGTTTATATTCCGCATTGCAGAGGCAGACGCAAAATCATTAGCCGGTCAGTTTGGCATACCCGCACTTGCGCAAGCCCATTTACTGCCACAGTATCACTACTTCGCAGTCGGGCCGTGTGGTTACTGCAAGCTGGGAGAGACGACACCATGA
- the purN gene encoding phosphoribosylglycinamide formyltransferase has translation MPDAQSSVSPIVPAVKNNPIRLAVLISGGGTTLTNLLDKIDEGKLKAQIATVICSNSKAYEKISAKLAGRGEALGKKEMTSRYGTFEVQKVLRKDFETTSQFSDVIFNFVRETGSDLVCLAGFLSLLDIPDDYANQVINIHPALLPSFGGKGMHGMHVHSAVVDHGVKISGCTVHFADQTYDTGPIVLQKTCPVLTGDTPDDVQARVFEQECEAFPEAIQMIADGRVTITGRTTQIQ, from the coding sequence ATGCCAGACGCTCAATCATCAGTAAGTCCAATCGTCCCAGCTGTTAAAAACAATCCTATCCGCCTGGCAGTACTCATCAGCGGCGGCGGCACCACGCTCACAAACCTGCTCGACAAGATCGATGAAGGCAAACTCAAAGCGCAAATCGCAACTGTAATCTGCTCAAATAGCAAGGCTTACGAGAAAATATCAGCGAAGCTCGCGGGCAGGGGAGAAGCACTCGGCAAAAAAGAAATGACAAGCCGATACGGCACGTTTGAAGTGCAAAAAGTCTTGCGAAAGGATTTCGAGACCACATCGCAGTTCTCGGACGTTATTTTCAACTTTGTCCGTGAGACAGGATCTGATCTGGTTTGCTTGGCTGGCTTCTTGTCATTGCTAGATATACCAGATGACTACGCAAATCAGGTCATCAACATCCACCCAGCTTTATTGCCATCGTTTGGAGGGAAGGGGATGCACGGCATGCATGTCCATTCGGCTGTCGTTGATCATGGCGTAAAGATTTCTGGGTGCACGGTCCACTTTGCAGATCAGACTTACGACACTGGACCGATTGTTTTGCAAAAGACGTGTCCGGTGTTAACCGGCGATACGCCGGATGATGTGCAGGCTCGTGTGTTTGAACAAGAGTGCGAAGCGTTCCCGGAAGCCATTCAAATGATTGCAGATGGTCGCGTCACCATTACTGGCCGCACTACTCAGATTCAATAA